In Sulfitobacter sp. M39, the following proteins share a genomic window:
- a CDS encoding 3-keto-5-aminohexanoate cleavage protein: MTALPRFMVAPNGARLTKADHPALPVTIEETVACAVACHAAGADGLHAHVRDTQQQHVLDVGLYAELLTELGHRAPDLYVQITSEAAGTFTPAEQRHLVETLKPRAVSVALREITADQENAVTRRFFAMCAEAGIDVQHILYDTADITHLAQLAAQGDVPRDGLKTLIVLGRYTSGQTSTPEDVGALAQTLKSALPQVDWAACAFGPQETACLIEAMRHGGKTRIGFENNRLNADGSVATNNAERVAELVAQADHAGFTF, from the coding sequence ATGACCGCATTGCCCAGATTTATGGTCGCGCCGAATGGGGCGCGGCTGACCAAGGCGGACCACCCCGCCCTCCCCGTCACCATAGAAGAGACGGTCGCCTGCGCGGTGGCCTGCCATGCTGCCGGTGCGGATGGCCTGCATGCCCACGTGCGCGATACCCAGCAACAGCATGTTCTGGACGTCGGGCTTTATGCTGAGCTCCTGACCGAACTGGGGCATCGGGCACCTGATCTCTACGTTCAGATCACAAGCGAGGCCGCAGGGACTTTCACCCCCGCAGAACAACGCCATCTTGTCGAAACCCTGAAACCTCGCGCCGTGTCGGTCGCGCTGCGCGAGATCACGGCCGATCAAGAGAATGCCGTCACCCGACGGTTCTTTGCCATGTGCGCCGAAGCGGGTATCGACGTTCAACACATTCTCTACGACACCGCGGATATCACCCACCTTGCCCAGCTTGCCGCGCAAGGCGATGTCCCCCGCGACGGGCTCAAGACCCTGATCGTTCTGGGGCGTTATACCAGCGGGCAAACCAGCACACCTGAAGACGTTGGCGCACTGGCCCAAACCCTAAAGTCGGCTTTGCCGCAGGTGGACTGGGCCGCCTGCGCCTTCGGACCACAAGAAACCGCCTGCCTGATCGAGGCGATGCGTCACGGCGGCAAGACCCGGATCGGGTTCGAGAACAACCGCTTGAACGCAGATGGAAGCGTCGCGACCAACAACGCCGAGAGGGTCGCCGAACTGGTCGCGCAGGCCGACCACGCTGGATTTACTTTCTGA
- a CDS encoding MurR/RpiR family transcriptional regulator has protein sequence MGNDETLKERLSHVSVEGTPALRTFARWLLDNPSLVAFNSIRGLAKQAGVNPNTVTRMAKALGYASFDAFRTDVQETLQTLAPNYGARAQTLRREHRDSAFTALMEAHRENTATLFSADILDTLNACIDPLLSARNVYVVGVRSCYAIAHYFSYVGGMAFANFADTPTLPGGIVDVMSQAASEDIVVGITYEHYSAEVVRACEIAQSRGARVLALTDSHASPIAVGAWKVVCLPMAGPHFLPSLNSTFSAVEMLLVGMAARSDHAAQRVADFEGRIRQFGGYSS, from the coding sequence ATGGGCAACGATGAAACACTGAAGGAACGCTTGTCACACGTAAGTGTGGAAGGAACGCCCGCGCTGCGGACGTTTGCCCGTTGGCTTCTCGATAATCCGTCGCTGGTCGCTTTTAACTCGATTCGAGGGCTGGCAAAGCAGGCAGGGGTCAATCCGAATACCGTCACCCGGATGGCGAAGGCGCTTGGCTACGCCAGCTTTGACGCTTTCCGGACGGATGTGCAGGAAACGCTTCAAACGCTTGCGCCGAACTACGGCGCGCGCGCGCAGACGCTACGACGTGAACACCGCGACAGCGCTTTTACCGCGCTGATGGAGGCGCACCGCGAAAACACGGCGACGCTTTTCTCGGCAGATATTTTGGACACGCTTAATGCGTGCATCGACCCGTTGCTCAGCGCGCGTAACGTCTATGTGGTCGGCGTGCGCAGCTGCTATGCGATCGCGCATTATTTCTCGTATGTGGGCGGCATGGCCTTTGCAAATTTCGCAGATACGCCAACGCTGCCGGGGGGTATTGTTGATGTCATGTCTCAGGCCGCATCCGAAGATATTGTGGTCGGGATCACCTATGAACACTACTCAGCCGAGGTGGTTCGGGCCTGCGAAATCGCCCAATCCCGCGGCGCGCGGGTCTTAGCCCTTACCGACAGTCATGCCTCGCCAATCGCGGTTGGGGCGTGGAAAGTCGTGTGTCTGCCCATGGCCGGGCCTCATTTTCTGCCGTCGCTGAATTCGACGTTTTCCGCCGTGGAAATGCTGCTGGTCGGAATGGCGGCGCGATCGGATCATGCTGCACAGCGGGTCGCGGATTTCGAAGGCCGTATCCGACAGTTTGGCGGCTATTCTTCCTAA
- a CDS encoding tyrosine-type recombinase/integrase, which produces MAKALTTKAVDAMKPNLVRRLEVPDPALSGLYLVIQPSGAKSWALRYRWAGKPAKLTLGRWPVLGVADARAVASDAIDKIERGQNPAAEKKATKAARLEAQLSERDKVKTLIEQFDRRHLSGLKSGHTVKRELDRHVVSEWGGRDIHDIAKRDVIDLLDSIVDSGRIVTANRVRSYLNKFLNWCVERDIIAFSPATGIKPVAKEVSRDRVLSDDEVRWFWMACQAIKQPWGPLGELLLLTGQRLNEVACMTDKEVTGTNWHLSAVRTKNGRAHDIPLSDAAISVLCRIDIIEGDKGYYHTTTGGTPLSGFHKGRQHLADQMVAIASEERGLEVTIPHWTFHDLRRTAATGMARLGIPVRVTEAVLNHVSGTGGGIVAVYQRHDYADEKRRALEAWAGLVAQIVSGNSDNVVRIGEAK; this is translated from the coding sequence ATGGCAAAGGCACTCACGACCAAAGCTGTCGACGCGATGAAACCCAACCTGGTACGGAGACTTGAAGTGCCTGACCCGGCGCTGTCTGGGCTGTATCTGGTAATCCAGCCGAGTGGTGCAAAGTCATGGGCCCTTCGGTATCGCTGGGCGGGAAAACCTGCAAAGCTCACGCTTGGGCGTTGGCCCGTTCTTGGCGTCGCTGATGCGCGTGCAGTTGCGTCCGATGCAATTGACAAAATTGAACGTGGCCAAAATCCTGCGGCTGAGAAAAAGGCGACCAAGGCTGCACGGCTGGAAGCTCAGCTATCTGAACGCGATAAGGTGAAGACGCTGATTGAGCAATTCGACCGGCGCCATTTGTCTGGCCTGAAAAGCGGTCATACGGTCAAACGCGAATTGGATAGGCACGTTGTATCGGAGTGGGGCGGGCGCGACATCCATGATATTGCCAAGCGTGACGTCATTGACCTGCTGGACAGCATAGTCGATTCTGGGCGGATTGTGACAGCTAATAGAGTGCGGTCCTATCTGAATAAGTTTCTCAATTGGTGTGTGGAACGGGACATAATTGCGTTCAGTCCAGCAACCGGGATCAAGCCGGTAGCGAAAGAGGTCAGCCGGGACCGCGTTTTGTCTGATGATGAGGTTCGATGGTTCTGGATGGCCTGTCAGGCGATCAAGCAACCTTGGGGACCGTTGGGAGAGCTGTTGTTGTTGACCGGCCAGAGATTGAATGAAGTCGCCTGCATGACTGATAAAGAGGTCACAGGCACCAATTGGCATTTATCGGCGGTCCGCACAAAGAATGGGCGGGCGCATGACATACCTTTGTCAGATGCCGCAATAAGTGTTCTTTGCCGTATAGATATTATCGAAGGCGATAAGGGGTATTACCACACCACGACTGGCGGAACGCCATTAAGTGGATTCCACAAAGGCCGTCAGCACCTTGCTGACCAAATGGTTGCGATTGCTAGCGAAGAGCGCGGCTTGGAAGTGACTATCCCACATTGGACATTCCACGACCTGCGAAGGACCGCCGCAACGGGTATGGCCCGCCTCGGGATACCTGTGCGTGTGACAGAGGCGGTTCTCAACCATGTCAGTGGAACGGGTGGCGGCATCGTGGCAGTGTATCAACGGCACGACTATGCAGACGAAAAGAGGAGAGCGTTGGAAGCATGGGCCGGACTCGTTGCGCAGATAGTATCCGGCAATTCCGACAACGTAGTGCGTATTGGGGAGGCTAAGTAG
- a CDS encoding helix-turn-helix domain-containing protein — MSDLPFAKVKLQHLRDLASDREVSDRAFRLAAYLALNHADHVTGESRPSDAFVAKAMGVSEKTVSRAARDLLGSGHYTVERGVNRGRATRYLPTEATLNRAVEVKKKADKVVSLSTVKARQDCPESTTDVSEKARQVWGANREKELRKEHARARALPNDGQADAAAYWASQVKAGAFIPQTAISPSLAREILSRGLLEADELRAVGVAA, encoded by the coding sequence ATGAGTGACTTGCCGTTTGCTAAGGTAAAGCTGCAGCATCTGCGCGACTTGGCGTCCGACCGTGAAGTGTCCGACCGTGCATTTCGCCTTGCGGCATATCTTGCACTCAATCACGCAGATCATGTGACAGGCGAGTCTCGCCCTTCTGATGCATTCGTGGCGAAGGCGATGGGGGTTTCGGAAAAAACGGTCAGCCGAGCCGCTCGTGACCTTTTGGGGTCCGGGCACTACACGGTCGAGCGAGGTGTGAACCGCGGCAGAGCCACAAGGTATTTGCCGACTGAGGCGACACTTAACCGGGCAGTGGAAGTCAAAAAAAAGGCTGACAAGGTTGTCAGCCTTTCGACGGTAAAAGCCCGACAGGACTGTCCAGAAAGCACGACAGATGTGTCCGAGAAAGCCCGACAGGTTTGGGGGGCGAACAGAGAAAAGGAACTTAGAAAAGAACACGCGCGAGCTAGGGCTTTGCCAAATGATGGGCAAGCCGACGCAGCCGCTTATTGGGCATCGCAAGTGAAGGCCGGTGCCTTCATTCCACAGACTGCGATTAGCCCATCGCTAGCTCGTGAGATATTGAGCCGTGGCCTTTTAGAAGCCGACGAACTCAGAGCTGTCGGGGTGGCGGCATGA